One Capsicum annuum cultivar UCD-10X-F1 chromosome 2, UCD10Xv1.1, whole genome shotgun sequence genomic window carries:
- the LOC107858767 gene encoding plant UBX domain-containing protein 2: protein MGDMKDKMKGFMKKVNFSSSSGKFKGQGRVLGSGSSSSSSSNNLHANSRTLAQKPRNYDSRIDNNKVDKADVKDGFDSCSTTLAPKPRDGDSTIENKRDDKVNRSEIKDGFDPYDELGSRTLAQKPSNCDSRIEKKSETKDGFDPYGELVTSGKRNPKGYSLNVFECPVCGNGFVSEEEVSTHIDSCLSSEVSNLDVVESKVVRSEVEECVSLYVSGKPSEGSVEVVMKLLKNIGKEPMNDKFRKIRMANLKIKEAIGDVVGGVELLEFVGFELKEEGGEIWAVMDVPSEEQLVVLRNVVLLLEPKKVEELASASQVKGSEPVEPKKIDRQIKVFFSVPESIAAKIVLPASFFNLSREELRREAEMKRKKIDESKLLIPKSYREKQAKAARKKYIKSIIRIQFPDGVLLQGVFLPSESTSALYEFVSSALKEPSLEFELLHPVLVKRRVIPHFPAPGERAKTLEEEDLIPSALLKFKPIETDSIVFTGLCNELLEISEPLENGSVAPS, encoded by the exons ATGGGTGACATGAAGGATAAGATGAAAGGATTCATGAAAAAAGTCAACTTTTCTTCATCATCAGGTAAATTTAAAGGTCAAGGTAGAGTTTTGggtagtggtagtagtagtagttcTTCCTCAAATAATTTACATGCAAATTCAAGAACTTTGGcacaaaaaccaagaaattatgaTTCAAGAATTGATAATAATAAAGTAGATAAAGCTGATGTAAAGGATGGTTTTGATAGTTGTTCAACAACCTTGGCACCAAAACCAAGAGATGGTGATTCAACAATTGAGAATAAACGTGATGATAAGGTTAATAGAAGTGAAATAAAGGATGGTTTTGATCCCTATGATGAATTAGGTTCAAGAACTTTGGCACAAAAACCAAGTAATTGTGATTcaagaattgagaaaaaaagtgaaacaaaGGATGGTTTTGATCCATATGGTGAGTTAGTTACTAGTGGTAAGAGGAATCCAAAAGGGTATTCACTTAATGTGTTTGAGTGTCCTGTTTGTGGTAATGGTTTTGTTTCTGAAGAAGAAGTTTCAACTCATATCGATAGTTGTTTAAGTTCTGAAGTGAGTAATTTGGATGTTGTTGAAAGTAAAGTTGTTAGAAGTGAAGTGGAGGAATGTGTTAGTTTATATGTTTCAGGAAAGCCATCAGAGGGGTCAGTTGAGGTGGTTATGAAGTTGTTAAAGAATATCGGGAAGGAGCCGATGAACGATAAGTTTAGGAAAATAAGGATGGCGAATTTGAAGATTAAGGAGGCTATAGGTGATGTTGTAGGTGGAGTGGAGTTATTGGAGTTTGTTGGATTTGAGTTGAAAGAAGAAGGTGGGGAAATTTGGGCTGTGATGGATGTTCCTTCTGAAGAACAACTTGTTGTACTTAGGAATGTGGTTTTGCTTTTGGAGCCAAAGAAGGTTGAGGAGTTGGCATCAGCATCCCAAGTTAAGGGGAGTGAACCAGTTGAGCCGAAGAAGATCGATAGACAG ATTAAGGTGTTCTTTTCTGTTCCGGAGAGCATCGCAGCAAAAATTGTGTTACCTGCCTCATTCTTTAACCTCTCACGTGAGGAATTGAGAAGAGAGGCAGAGATGAAGAGGAAGAAGATAGACGAGTCGAAATTATTGATTCCTAAATCTTATCGGGAAAAGCAGGCAAAAGCCGCAAGAAAGAAGTACATAAAATCCATTATCCGAATACAGTTTCCGGATGGAGTGTTGCTTCAAGGTGTCTTTCTACCTTCTGAGTCAACTAGTGCTCTTTATGAG tttgtGAGCTCAGCGTTGAAGGAACCAAGCTTAGAGTTTGAATTATTACATCCGGTGCTTGTCAAGAGGCGTGTGATTCCCCATTTTCCAGCTCCTGGTGAGAGGGCTAAAACACTTGAAGAGGAGGATTTGATTCCTTCAGCTCTACTCAAATTTAAGCCTATCGAAACAGATTCCATTGTCTTCACAGGTCTCTGCAATGAGCTTCTTGAAATCAGCGAGCCCCTCGAGAATGGATCAGTTGCTCCCTCATAA